NNNNNNNNNNNNNNNNNNNNNNNNNNNNNNNNNNNNNNNNNNNNNNNNNNNNNNNNNNNNNNNNNNNNNNNNNNNNNNNNNNNNNNNNNNNNNNNNNNNNNNNNNNNNNNNNNNNNNNNNNNNNNNNNNNNNNNNNNNNNNNNNNNNNNNNNNNNNNNNNNNNNNNNNNNNNNNNNNNNNNNNNNNNNNNNNNNNNNNNNNNNNNNNNNNNNNNNNNNNNNNNNNNNNNNNNNNNNNNNNNNNNNNNNNNNNNNNNNNNNNNNNNNNNNNNNNNNNNNNNNNNNNNNNATTCTATCTATCAATCTATCTTATACTAGATATTAATCTTCTCCTCCTACTAAAATGAAGAGCAAGTTCATTAAGTCCTGtgaaaagaaactgaaaaagatGACAAGCAAAGTCATAATACCTTGTACGTCTTGCGAGGCATGCTACGAGAGAATTTGCTGGGCATTCAAGAAGGAAGCTGAGGTGACACCAAAAGATGTCCCTAAGGGACACTTGGTTGTATATGTGGGTGAGGAGTACAGGAGGTTT
The Camelina sativa cultivar DH55 chromosome 6, Cs, whole genome shotgun sequence genome window above contains:
- the LOC104792485 gene encoding auxin-induced protein 15A-like — protein: MKSKFIKSCEKKLKKMTSKVIIPCTSCEACYERICWAFKKEAEVTPKDVPKGHLVVYVGEEYRRFVIKITLLKHPLFRALLDQAEDAYGFSADSRLWIPCNESTFLNVVRCAGAPQHQNNCIFI